In Solanum pennellii chromosome 3, SPENNV200, a single window of DNA contains:
- the LOC107013500 gene encoding uncharacterized protein LOC107013500 — protein sequence MSLSSSEKSIELSSQEAHVCDTKITFTDNDLLFGETLHNRPLYMVGHVLEKKINRILIDEGSGVNILPIHTLKELGITTGELSESRLLIQGFNQGGQRSICSIKLEIHMEDLRSSAWMHALVHDNRIVSSSYYQCLKYIEGGTERKIVADDNPFTEVETHFADAKFYLRSYVVKGVKFNDVKSIKIDKIISKRIDADIEKVKIDTKDSCPILNEGKILSSKKKLTSRLCYVPKAKKEQDQPSNLKENALRGLTLPIRRIDAINLSSKLPEKSVAQDQVLDMVLPTKRTREGFDPNAYKLFVKAGYNPSEPSALEKLLSEDTTRKAREGLGYIQPPPIRISIRKASNNHITFEDDVTAPNKRSSIFDRLGESTTRISVFERLGPLKKNNKNLRSYLKVTTPTSHLIRKDFRSLISSRMRRRVELVVSCKGELKAKVHTVVYTKDREEDEESVGSSNHVTIQNEYDSMPQKNIEEEVEDIVSCCHISVNDNDPVEEEDAKDAPPELEEGVKITIDPLKEVNLGTDEDPKPTYLSAFLEIDEEVAYMNILKEYRDFFAWSYKEMPGLNPRVAIHQLAVKNGSHPVKQAQRRFRPDLIPLIENEVNKLIKAGFIREVKYLHGFQVLFL from the exons ATGTCTCTTTCATCTTCTGAAAAATCTATTGAACTTTCTTCCCAAGAAGCACATGTCTGTGATACTAAAATCACATTTACCGATAACGATCTTCTATTTGGTGAAACACTACACAATCGTCCTTTGTATATGGTGGGTCATGTGCtagagaagaagataaatagaatcttaatagatgaaggatctggaGTCAACATTTTGCCTATCCACACATTGAAGGAACTTGGCATCACGACTGGGGAACTTAGTGAAAGTCGTCTGTTGATACAAGGATTTAATCAAGGGGGGCAGAGGTCCATATGCTCTATTAAATTAGAGATCCACATGGAAGATTTGCGATCAAGCGCATGGATGCAT GCCTTGGTACATGATAATAGAATTGTCTCATCTTCTTACTATCaatgtttgaaatatattgAAGGTGGAACTGAAAGAAAGATAGTTGCAGATGATAATCCTTTCACCGAAGTGGAGACACACTTTGCGGATGCAAAATTCTATTTGAGAAGTTATGTTGTTAAAGGGGTCAAATTCAATGACGTCAAATCAATCAAGATTGATAAGATCATAAGTAAAAGAATTGATGCGGATATCGAAAAGGTGAAAATCGACACTAAAGACTCTTGTCCCATTCTTAATGAAGGGAAGATCTTGTCTTCAAAGAAGAAGTTGACTTCTAGGCTTTGTTATGTTCCAAAAGCGAAGAAAGAACAAGATCAACCATCTAACCTTAAAGAAAATGCATTGAGAGGGCTAACTCTTCCTATCAGACGGATTGATGCAATAAACTTGTCTTCAAAGTTGCCAGAAAAGTCAGTCGCTCAAGATCAAGTGCTAGATATGGTTCTCCCTACAAAACGCACAAGAGAAGGTTTTGATCCCAATGCCTACAAGTTATTTGTGAAGGCAGGATACAACCCTAGTGAGCCATCAGCGCTAGAGAAACTCCTATCAGAAGATACAACTAGGAAAGCGCGTGAAGGCCTAGGTTATATCCAACCGCCGCCAATTCGCATTTCCATAAGAAAGGCCagtaataatcatataacttttgaagatGACGTCACTGCTCCCAATAAAAGGTCTTCCATCTTTGATCGACTTGGTGAATCAACAACAAGAATTTCTGTGTTTGAGAGGTTAGGTCCTCTGAAGAAGAATAACAAGAACCTGAgaagttatttaaaagttacaaCGCCTACTTCACATTTGATTCGAAAGGATTTCAGAAGTTTGATTTCTTCTAGGATGAGGCGACGAGTGGAACTTGTGGTTTCCTGTAAAGGGGAACTCAAGGCAAAGGTTCATACTGTGGTTTACACCAAAGATcgcgaggaagatgaagaaagtgtaGGTTCCTCAAATCATGTTACAATCCAAAATGAGTACGATTCTATGCCTCAAAAGAACATTGAGGAAGAGGTAGAAGATATTGTCTCGTGTTGTCATATATCAGTCAATGACAATGATCCTGTGGAAGAGGAAGATGCTAAAGATGCTCCACCAGAACTTGAAGAAGGAGTAAAGATCACAATAGATCCTTTGAAGGAAGTTAACCTTGGCACTGATGAAGACCCAAAGCCAACTTACTTGAGTGCGTTTctagaaattgatgaagaagtcgCTTACATGAATATACTCAAAGAATATAGAGATTTCTTCGCTTGGAGTTATAAAGAAATGCCTGGACTGAATCCTAGAGTAGCGATCCATCAATTGGCAGTCAAAAATGGTTCTCATCCTGTTAAACAAGCTCAAAGACGTTTTAGACCAGACTTGATTCCGTTGATAGAAAATGAAGTTAACAAACTCATTAAGGCAGGCTTTATTCGTGAGGTCAAATACCTACAtggatttcaagtattgttcCTGTGA